Proteins encoded in a region of the Rhodococcus sp. SBT000017 genome:
- a CDS encoding helix-turn-helix domain-containing protein: MTNTTKAAKLGKVLKERRNKLELTIKEVARRSGMTDSNVLRIERGDIPQPRPETLKSLADVLGLELSDLFNLVGYVQPKALPSFSPYLRSKYSDLPESAAKEVEASFARIAARHGYDPNGPHNGEDERE; encoded by the coding sequence ATGACCAACACCACTAAAGCAGCCAAACTGGGAAAGGTCCTCAAGGAGCGTAGGAACAAACTTGAGTTGACCATAAAAGAAGTCGCTCGCCGCTCCGGCATGACTGACTCCAACGTCCTTCGCATCGAGCGTGGTGACATCCCCCAGCCGAGACCTGAGACCTTGAAATCATTGGCAGACGTACTGGGGCTGGAGCTCTCCGACCTGTTCAACCTCGTGGGATACGTTCAGCCAAAAGCACTTCCCAGCTTCTCCCCCTACCTTCGCAGCAAGTATTCCGACCTTCCAGAATCTGCCGCAAAAGAAGTGGAAGCCAGTTTCGCGAGAATTGCTGCGAGACACGGATATGACCCAAATGGACCACACAACGGAGAAGACGAAAGAGAATAA
- a CDS encoding ImmA/IrrE family metallo-endopeptidase yields the protein MTNTYKPSILTSLRAVIPQREVSFLEALQTAEIQAAKLADLIGDERGILEHHITGLPRIVVIRESIPVSGMSYWNGRHWVIVLSGREPSVRQRFTLLHEFKHIVDHGYTGHLYRTTDRKTAAEQAEAAADYFAGCALVSKRSLKAAWGNGIQRVADLASHFGVSEPAIRVRLAQTGLDKTDDAPLASRCARPIHTEHYDRQRFIRAPRSTPRRSYA from the coding sequence ATGACAAATACTTACAAACCATCAATTCTGACAAGCCTCCGGGCTGTGATCCCACAGCGCGAGGTGAGCTTCCTCGAAGCACTACAAACCGCTGAGATCCAGGCCGCTAAGCTAGCTGACCTGATCGGTGATGAGCGCGGCATCCTCGAGCACCACATCACCGGGTTGCCCCGCATCGTCGTGATCCGTGAATCCATCCCCGTTTCCGGCATGAGCTACTGGAACGGCCGGCATTGGGTAATTGTGCTCTCCGGCAGGGAGCCCTCCGTTCGCCAGCGCTTCACACTGCTGCACGAGTTCAAGCACATCGTCGACCATGGCTATACAGGCCATCTCTACCGGACTACCGACAGGAAGACAGCGGCCGAGCAGGCCGAAGCTGCTGCCGACTACTTCGCAGGCTGTGCTCTCGTATCTAAACGGTCACTCAAGGCCGCGTGGGGCAACGGCATTCAGCGCGTCGCCGATCTGGCATCCCACTTTGGCGTCAGCGAACCAGCCATCCGTGTCCGTCTCGCGCAGACAGGGCTCGACAAGACAGACGATGCACCTCTGGCAAGCCGCTGCGCCCGACCTATCCACACCGAGCACTACGACCGCCAGAGGTTCATCCGTGCACCACGATCAACCCCACGAAGGAGCTACGCATGA
- a CDS encoding recombinase family protein, with the protein MTPTPPLGIKPLAVHYLRVSTKDQAERGGETEGFSIPAQREACLRKAQSLDAVTVAEFVDAGESARSANRPELKKMLDYVKAHKIQYVIVHKIDRLARNRVDDVEINLQLTSVGAQLVSCSENIDETPSGMLLHGIMSSIAEFYSRNLATESRKGMLQKAKGGGTPGMAPFGFLNIRTRTEDGREVKTVVIDPERGHWVTWMFERYATGEWTAGMIKDEFDKRGVTTVTRPNRPSRPIAHSHITSMLQNRYYTGAVRFEGVEYPGNHPALVSEALFAEVQRVREARHQSREKPRVHNHYLKGSVYCGQCGEPLTFEKTRNRAGNIYDYFYCLGRQRLKNGCTFRAIQAPHLEDLVTAHWQTVTIDEQQASTVRALILDHMRVLLPDAAETRQVATDRLQQLERESRKLLEAFYADAIGTVELRAEQARIAAERAEAEAKLGEFDLQESHLTAKLESCLEILGDAHRHYQLADAKSRRDLNQSIFKHLYVHDDDIVASDLTPAYQLLMNDDLAATLAAERKREQKPIVRTSDLINATEVPDRFDRGAELAGRDLPSRTRRTAPDDRIPGFLTIERPRGAMSWENERTTAPEDRGSNIISLVAGTGFEPATSGL; encoded by the coding sequence ATGACCCCCACACCCCCACTCGGGATCAAGCCGCTGGCGGTTCACTACCTCCGCGTCAGTACCAAGGACCAAGCTGAGCGAGGTGGGGAGACCGAGGGCTTCTCAATTCCCGCCCAGCGTGAGGCCTGCCTCCGCAAAGCCCAGTCCCTGGACGCAGTGACCGTCGCAGAATTCGTCGATGCCGGCGAGAGCGCCCGCTCAGCCAATCGCCCGGAACTGAAGAAAATGCTCGACTACGTCAAGGCGCACAAAATTCAGTACGTCATCGTGCACAAGATCGATCGCCTGGCTCGCAATCGAGTTGACGACGTCGAGATCAACCTTCAGCTGACATCCGTCGGCGCTCAGCTCGTTTCTTGCTCGGAGAACATCGACGAGACACCCAGCGGAATGCTGCTTCACGGCATCATGAGTTCAATCGCGGAGTTCTACAGCCGCAACCTGGCTACCGAATCCCGCAAGGGCATGCTCCAAAAGGCGAAGGGCGGCGGGACTCCAGGCATGGCGCCGTTCGGCTTCCTCAACATCCGCACCCGCACTGAAGATGGTCGAGAGGTGAAGACGGTCGTCATAGACCCCGAGCGAGGCCACTGGGTCACCTGGATGTTTGAACGCTACGCAACCGGTGAGTGGACAGCCGGAATGATCAAAGATGAGTTCGACAAGCGCGGCGTCACAACGGTCACTCGGCCAAACCGACCCAGCCGGCCGATCGCCCACTCGCACATCACGTCAATGCTCCAGAACCGCTACTACACGGGTGCTGTGCGGTTCGAAGGAGTCGAGTATCCCGGCAATCACCCGGCACTCGTCAGCGAAGCGCTTTTCGCCGAAGTGCAGCGCGTTCGTGAAGCCCGCCACCAAAGCCGTGAGAAGCCGCGGGTACACAATCACTACCTGAAGGGTTCGGTTTACTGCGGGCAGTGTGGCGAGCCTCTGACGTTCGAGAAGACCCGTAACCGCGCTGGCAATATCTACGACTACTTCTATTGCCTCGGCCGTCAGCGGCTCAAGAACGGCTGCACATTCCGCGCCATCCAAGCACCCCACCTCGAGGACCTGGTGACCGCGCATTGGCAAACCGTGACGATCGACGAACAGCAGGCCAGCACCGTGCGTGCGCTCATCCTCGACCACATGCGCGTCCTACTGCCCGATGCGGCCGAGACGCGACAAGTCGCGACCGACCGACTCCAGCAGCTCGAACGAGAGAGCCGCAAGCTCCTCGAAGCGTTCTACGCAGATGCAATCGGCACGGTTGAACTCCGCGCGGAGCAAGCACGCATTGCGGCTGAACGCGCCGAGGCAGAAGCAAAGCTCGGCGAGTTCGACCTCCAGGAATCACATCTCACCGCCAAATTGGAAAGCTGCCTGGAGATTCTGGGAGACGCACACCGGCATTACCAACTTGCCGACGCTAAGTCGCGTCGAGACCTCAACCAAAGCATCTTTAAGCACCTCTACGTCCACGACGACGACATCGTGGCCAGCGACCTGACCCCGGCCTACCAGCTGCTCATGAACGATGATCTAGCGGCGACGCTGGCGGCCGAACGGAAGCGGGAGCAAAAACCGATCGTTAGAACCAGTGACCTGATTAACGCAACAGAGGTCCCCGATCGATTCGACAGAGGCGCTGAACTGGCCGGTCGGGACCTACCGTCCCGCACCCGTAGAACCGCCCCAGACGACCGAATCCCAGGATTTCTCACCATCGAGCGACCCAGGGGTGCGATGTCATGGGAAAACGAAAGAACCACGGCCCCTGAGGACCGTGGTTCTAACATCATTTCTTTGGTAGCGGGGACAGGATTTGAACCTGCGACCTCTGGGTTATGA
- a CDS encoding enoyl-CoA hydratase/isomerase family protein, whose amino-acid sequence MPTALSPVLTFPHDAVAQITLSNPPVNALTRPATRRLRAVLLELAESAAVRAIVLTGDRVFSAGSDISEMPEMQDGGDVLARKSNLENATLELLDDLPLPTVAAIDGFALGGGLELALCCDLVVADEGARLGLPEIDLGVIPSSGGSMRALRRVGQARAAELVLLGEPVSAETALRWGLINRVAPRGQSLSVALGLAQALARKSRTAVHANKRALALTFGEFPGLPARRALPVFEEAFESADGREGVRAFLAKESPKFG is encoded by the coding sequence ATGCCCACCGCACTTTCTCCCGTCCTGACCTTTCCGCACGACGCCGTTGCGCAGATCACGCTGAGCAACCCGCCGGTCAATGCGCTGACCCGTCCGGCGACGCGGCGACTGCGCGCCGTCCTTCTCGAGCTGGCCGAAAGTGCCGCGGTTCGGGCGATCGTTCTCACCGGCGACCGGGTGTTCAGTGCCGGCTCGGACATATCCGAGATGCCCGAGATGCAGGACGGCGGTGACGTGCTCGCCCGCAAGAGCAATCTCGAGAACGCCACCCTCGAGTTGCTCGACGATCTGCCGCTGCCCACGGTGGCGGCAATCGACGGATTCGCGTTGGGCGGCGGCCTCGAGCTCGCGCTGTGCTGCGACCTCGTCGTCGCCGACGAAGGGGCTCGACTCGGACTCCCGGAAATCGACCTCGGAGTTATCCCCAGCAGTGGCGGGTCCATGCGTGCGTTGCGGCGGGTGGGTCAGGCACGCGCCGCCGAACTGGTGCTGCTCGGCGAGCCCGTCTCGGCCGAGACTGCTCTTCGGTGGGGCCTGATCAATCGGGTCGCTCCGCGCGGACAGTCGTTGTCGGTGGCACTGGGCTTGGCGCAGGCGCTGGCTCGCAAGTCCCGCACGGCCGTGCATGCGAACAAGCGTGCCCTCGCGCTCACGTTCGGCGAGTTCCCCGGCCTACCGGCACGACGGGCATTGCCGGTGTTCGAGGAGGCGTTCGAGTCGGCGGACGGCCGGGAAGGCGTGCGCGCCTTTCTGGCCAAGGAGTCACCGAAGTTCGGCTGA
- a CDS encoding DUF998 domain-containing protein: MKRTTVLAAGAFLVGGVTYLAAEAVAALGWTDRPYSYARNNISDLGIPDISPLHTVMNTGFIVDGTLFVLAGLGLSVLFEGRARWIVAGTSVVHGVGSIVVGLAHASVDGASTPHAVGAGMAIVGGNLVLLAAGRYGGRVGAPRWYTVGSATAGVAGLVGLALFLADTGILGGGTFERISVYTIIGWEIVTGATILAKRRSAELR; encoded by the coding sequence GTGAAGAGAACTACCGTCCTGGCAGCTGGGGCCTTTCTCGTCGGCGGGGTGACCTATCTGGCCGCCGAGGCCGTCGCCGCGCTCGGTTGGACGGACCGGCCGTACAGCTACGCCCGCAACAACATCAGCGACCTGGGGATCCCGGACATCTCACCGCTGCACACGGTGATGAACACCGGCTTCATCGTCGACGGCACGTTGTTCGTCCTGGCGGGGCTGGGACTGTCGGTGCTCTTCGAGGGCCGCGCGCGCTGGATCGTGGCCGGCACCTCCGTTGTGCACGGTGTCGGCAGCATCGTCGTCGGGCTCGCCCATGCGTCGGTCGACGGAGCCTCGACGCCTCATGCGGTGGGTGCAGGTATGGCAATCGTCGGCGGCAATCTGGTGCTGCTGGCCGCAGGCCGATACGGCGGCCGCGTCGGCGCGCCGCGTTGGTACACCGTGGGCAGTGCGACTGCAGGAGTGGCCGGCCTGGTGGGGCTGGCCCTGTTTCTCGCCGACACCGGAATCCTCGGCGGCGGAACATTCGAACGCATCTCGGTCTACACCATCATCGGATGGGAGATCGTCACCGGTGCAACGATTCTCGCGAAGCGTCGCTCAGCCGAACTTCGGTGA
- a CDS encoding TetR/AcrR family transcriptional regulator has translation MSDRHDVVPVLAGVFRDHGFDGSTLAVISKQTGLGKGSLYHYFPRGKQEMAEAVLDDVEQWFHHNVFEPLRHGTDAASTTHEMFEQTARYFRSNRLVCLFGAFTLGLERAVFSGRVAAHFTHWIDALTPVLRRLGHGESAADLAEEIVAGIQGAFVLSRASGDATRFDRLLARLEASAARVPAGVHV, from the coding sequence ATGAGCGATCGCCACGACGTGGTGCCGGTACTCGCAGGGGTGTTCCGCGACCACGGATTCGACGGGTCGACCCTCGCGGTCATCAGCAAACAGACCGGCCTGGGGAAAGGCAGCCTCTACCACTACTTTCCGCGGGGCAAGCAGGAGATGGCCGAGGCCGTCCTCGACGACGTCGAGCAGTGGTTCCACCACAACGTGTTCGAGCCGTTGCGACACGGGACCGATGCCGCGTCGACCACCCACGAGATGTTCGAGCAGACCGCGCGATACTTCCGGTCCAACCGTCTGGTGTGCCTGTTCGGAGCGTTCACACTCGGTCTCGAACGGGCGGTGTTCTCGGGCCGCGTCGCAGCGCATTTCACCCACTGGATCGACGCACTCACTCCGGTACTGCGCCGTCTGGGTCACGGCGAATCCGCAGCCGACCTTGCCGAGGAGATCGTGGCCGGAATTCAGGGCGCGTTCGTGCTCTCACGTGCCTCCGGCGATGCAACGCGGTTCGATCGACTGTTGGCGCGCCTGGAAGCCTCGGCTGCGCGCGTGCCTGCGGGAGTGCACGTATGA
- a CDS encoding AarF/ABC1/UbiB kinase family protein, with product MTPKPLTPKPAPELKTFGVRELLRLIVIGSVLAYFQFVAIGRWVRAPRRGWPLHASEAVVDAFFVLGPTFVKVGQLMGSSPGLFPKVLADTCLRCLDEVPPFPGSQARAVIEADLGRGIDDLFSSFDDVPLSSASVAQVHLCVRRDNGREVVMKVQRRGIYHRMKIDLRIAYLVARGLEKFIPFFATANASAIIVDLHAATFAELDSAVEAKRQDSFRAAISAFGDNAHVTAPEVFLDYCGGRVICMERMHGSPLDRYEPGEQSELIVRRAAKVWMEALVLHGLFHGDVHAGNVWVLDDGRVAFLDFGVMGEMDEQWRALLLDLFHATVIDGDFTRLAGTVKRLGIVAPQMGSDAEVGAILQSVFAPMLSATLAHFSLADFIRALVSMGKQYKTSSPEELILVAKQLGYFERYAIELAPNWALGTDPFVFKNVFPAEIAALAEARGVELPE from the coding sequence ATGACGCCCAAGCCCCTGACGCCCAAGCCCGCACCCGAGCTGAAAACGTTCGGGGTACGAGAACTGCTGCGGCTCATCGTCATCGGGTCGGTGTTGGCGTACTTCCAATTCGTCGCAATCGGCCGTTGGGTGCGCGCGCCACGGCGCGGGTGGCCGCTGCACGCCTCGGAGGCCGTCGTCGACGCCTTCTTCGTTCTCGGTCCCACCTTCGTCAAGGTCGGCCAGTTGATGGGGTCCTCACCAGGGCTGTTTCCCAAGGTCCTCGCCGACACCTGCCTGCGCTGCCTCGACGAGGTGCCACCGTTCCCCGGGTCGCAGGCGCGAGCTGTGATCGAGGCCGATCTGGGCCGCGGAATCGACGACCTGTTCTCCTCGTTCGACGACGTGCCGCTCTCGTCCGCCTCGGTCGCTCAGGTGCATCTGTGCGTGCGCCGCGACAACGGCCGTGAAGTGGTCATGAAGGTGCAGCGGCGAGGCATCTACCACCGCATGAAGATCGACCTGCGTATCGCGTACCTCGTCGCCCGCGGACTCGAGAAGTTCATTCCGTTCTTCGCCACGGCCAACGCGTCGGCGATCATCGTCGACCTGCACGCTGCCACCTTCGCCGAACTCGACAGCGCCGTGGAAGCCAAGCGTCAGGACAGCTTTCGCGCGGCCATCAGCGCGTTCGGCGACAACGCCCACGTCACCGCGCCCGAGGTGTTTCTCGACTACTGCGGCGGGCGCGTCATCTGTATGGAGCGCATGCACGGCTCCCCACTCGACCGCTACGAGCCGGGTGAGCAGTCCGAGCTGATCGTCCGCCGCGCCGCCAAGGTATGGATGGAAGCCCTTGTGCTGCACGGCCTGTTCCACGGCGACGTGCATGCGGGCAACGTGTGGGTCCTCGACGACGGCAGGGTGGCGTTCCTCGACTTCGGAGTGATGGGCGAGATGGACGAGCAGTGGCGCGCGCTGCTGCTCGATCTGTTCCACGCCACCGTGATCGACGGCGACTTCACCCGGCTCGCCGGCACGGTGAAGCGTCTGGGAATCGTTGCCCCGCAGATGGGTTCGGACGCCGAGGTCGGCGCGATCCTACAGTCGGTGTTCGCTCCGATGCTCTCGGCAACCCTCGCGCACTTCAGCCTGGCGGACTTCATTCGAGCGCTGGTGAGCATGGGCAAGCAGTACAAGACGTCGAGCCCGGAGGAATTGATCCTGGTGGCCAAGCAGCTCGGCTACTTCGAGCGATACGCCATCGAGCTCGCACCGAACTGGGCGCTCGGGACCGATCCGTTCGTGTTCAAGAACGTCTTCCCTGCAGAGATCGCAGCCCTGGCCGAGGCAAGGGGCGTCGAGCTGCCGGAGTGA
- a CDS encoding NADPH:quinone oxidoreductase family protein yields the protein MRAVQISTLDGPDSVTVVDVDEPAARDGSVVIEVHAAGVAFPDALLTRGLYQYKPELPFVPGSEIAGIVRSAPPESGFSAGDRVAALTGLSDGMAEVAVVSPDTVFALPESVSLSAGAGLLFNDLTVHFALRERGRLAPGETVLVHGAAGGIGTSALRMAPVLGASRVIAVVSSEAKADIARSAGATDVVLVDGWKDAVKELTGGRGVDVVVDPVGGDRFTDSIRSLAPSGRILVLGFTGGEIPTVKVNRLLLNNVDVVGVGWGAWWMTRPGYLATQWAEIEPLLADGSLSAPEPSVFPAADAATAIASLENRTAAGKVVLAFTH from the coding sequence ATGCGCGCGGTACAGATCTCCACCCTCGACGGACCCGATTCGGTGACCGTCGTGGACGTCGACGAGCCTGCTGCCCGCGACGGGTCGGTGGTCATCGAGGTCCATGCCGCGGGCGTCGCCTTTCCCGACGCATTGCTCACCCGCGGGCTCTACCAGTACAAGCCCGAGTTGCCGTTCGTCCCCGGCAGCGAGATCGCCGGCATCGTTCGGTCGGCACCGCCGGAGTCCGGCTTCTCCGCAGGTGATCGAGTAGCCGCCCTGACCGGACTGAGCGACGGTATGGCCGAGGTCGCCGTCGTATCCCCGGACACGGTGTTCGCGTTGCCCGAGTCGGTGTCCCTCTCCGCAGGGGCAGGGTTGTTGTTCAACGACCTGACGGTGCACTTCGCCCTCCGGGAACGCGGTCGTCTGGCACCGGGCGAGACTGTCCTGGTGCACGGCGCAGCAGGGGGTATCGGAACCTCCGCGCTGCGAATGGCTCCGGTACTCGGCGCATCTCGCGTCATCGCCGTGGTGAGCTCGGAGGCCAAGGCCGACATCGCCCGTTCCGCCGGAGCCACCGACGTGGTGCTCGTCGACGGGTGGAAGGACGCGGTGAAGGAACTGACCGGCGGCCGTGGCGTCGACGTCGTCGTCGATCCGGTGGGCGGTGACCGGTTCACCGACAGCATCCGCTCGCTCGCGCCGTCGGGCCGAATCCTGGTGCTGGGCTTCACCGGTGGTGAGATCCCGACGGTCAAGGTCAACCGATTGCTGCTCAACAACGTCGACGTCGTCGGCGTCGGCTGGGGTGCGTGGTGGATGACGCGCCCGGGCTACCTCGCCACCCAGTGGGCCGAGATCGAACCGCTCCTCGCCGACGGATCGCTCAGCGCACCGGAGCCGTCGGTGTTCCCGGCCGCCGACGCTGCCACCGCCATTGCCTCACTGGAGAACCGCACTGCCGCAGGCAAAGTGGTACTCGCCTTCACCCACTGA
- a CDS encoding dienelactone hydrolase family protein gives MDTTPLTVVRPDGDARGGVIVIQEAFGVTDHIVDVCNRLASAGWVAVAPHLFHRQDGVTVLDYSDMDSAMAAIGELAADEVDSDVDAAASALAEVGFEPSSIAIVGFCMGGTVAFQTAVRRHLGAAATFYGGGITKSRFGYPAMASVGDALRTPWRGFFGDLDEGIPFQDVETLREITATAPVDSEITRYENGKHGFHCDDRPAVFDADAAADAWGKTLEWFDAHVAR, from the coding sequence ATGGACACCACTCCCCTCACCGTCGTGCGGCCGGACGGTGACGCCCGCGGCGGCGTCATCGTCATCCAGGAGGCCTTCGGGGTCACCGATCACATCGTCGACGTCTGCAATCGCCTCGCATCCGCCGGTTGGGTCGCGGTCGCACCGCACCTGTTCCACCGGCAGGACGGCGTCACCGTGCTCGACTACTCGGACATGGATTCGGCCATGGCAGCCATCGGCGAACTCGCTGCGGACGAGGTGGACTCCGACGTGGATGCAGCGGCAAGCGCACTCGCCGAGGTGGGATTCGAGCCCTCGTCCATCGCGATCGTCGGCTTCTGCATGGGCGGCACTGTCGCGTTCCAGACCGCTGTTCGACGCCACCTCGGTGCGGCTGCGACGTTCTACGGTGGCGGAATCACGAAGAGCCGCTTCGGCTATCCCGCAATGGCCTCGGTGGGTGACGCCCTCCGGACGCCATGGCGCGGGTTCTTCGGAGACCTGGACGAGGGAATCCCGTTCCAGGACGTCGAGACGCTGCGCGAGATCACCGCGACGGCGCCGGTCGACTCCGAGATCACCCGCTACGAGAACGGCAAGCATGGATTCCACTGCGACGACCGCCCTGCCGTGTTCGACGCCGACGCTGCCGCTGATGCCTGGGGCAAGACTCTCGAGTGGTTCGACGCCCATGTCGCACGCTGA
- a CDS encoding amidohydrolase family protein produces the protein MSHAEPPRSDADLAEETERIVAFWTDLSLPGLFDVHTHFMPKNVMDKVWSYFDSAGPLTGSVWPISYRFAEDERLQVIRGFGVRQFTSMIYPHKPSMAAWLNSWGADFAARTPDCLQTATFYPEDGATEYVEQALTNGARIFKSHIQVGNYSPNDPLLDGVWSAISDAEVPVVIHCGSGPAPGTHTGPGPIAELLQRFPNLPLIIAHMGMPEYVEFLDLADRYENVRLDTTMAFTDFSEAGAPFPKHERPRLLDLQDRILFGSDFPNIPYPYLHALQAVSRLDLGDDWVRAVCWGNGAALFG, from the coding sequence ATGTCGCACGCTGAACCGCCGCGCTCCGACGCCGACCTGGCGGAGGAGACGGAACGAATCGTCGCCTTCTGGACCGATCTGTCGCTGCCCGGCCTGTTCGACGTCCACACGCACTTCATGCCGAAGAACGTGATGGACAAGGTATGGAGCTACTTCGACAGTGCAGGTCCGCTGACCGGCAGCGTCTGGCCCATCTCCTATCGGTTCGCCGAAGACGAACGGCTGCAGGTCATTCGGGGATTCGGAGTACGACAGTTCACGTCGATGATCTACCCGCACAAACCGTCGATGGCGGCCTGGCTCAACTCGTGGGGTGCCGACTTCGCGGCGCGAACCCCCGACTGCCTGCAGACCGCCACCTTCTACCCCGAGGACGGGGCCACCGAGTACGTCGAGCAGGCCTTGACGAACGGTGCCCGAATCTTCAAGTCGCACATCCAGGTCGGCAACTATTCACCGAACGACCCCCTGCTCGACGGCGTCTGGAGCGCGATCTCGGACGCCGAGGTACCCGTGGTGATTCACTGCGGTTCCGGCCCGGCACCCGGCACTCACACCGGACCGGGGCCGATTGCCGAGCTGCTGCAACGGTTCCCGAATCTTCCACTGATCATCGCGCACATGGGCATGCCCGAGTATGTCGAGTTCCTCGACCTGGCCGATCGCTACGAGAACGTTCGACTGGACACCACGATGGCGTTCACCGACTTCTCCGAGGCCGGTGCACCGTTCCCGAAGCACGAGCGGCCGCGACTGCTCGACCTGCAGGATCGCATTCTGTTCGGCAGCGACTTCCCCAACATCCCGTACCCGTATCTGCACGCCCTGCAGGCCGTGAGCCGACTCGATCTGGGCGACGACTGGGTTCGCGCCGTCTGTTGGGGGAACGGCGCTGCACTGTTCGGCTAG